The genomic region ACGGAGAACTTGCAGTTCTTTCCGGAAGCAACCAGTATTCCGTATCTGATCAGGTAATCCGAGGTGGGGTGAAGATTCAGAAACGTGATTTAGAGACAAAAGATACCAAAGCACAGGGAAGTGCCATATTAAAAGATGCGGCGTTTGCAATTATTTCTCTGAACGAGAATCCGGTTCTGGTAGAAGGAAAACTGTACAAGAAAAATGAGACAGTTAAGACAATTCAGACAGGAATTGACGGAGTAGCAACAACATCGGCAGATTTACTTCCATATGGTAAATACAAACTGGAAGAAACCAAAGCACCGGAAGGTTATCTGACTGACGGGGCAAAAGCGATTGAATTTTCGATTACGGAAAATGGGAAAATAGTGGATTTAACAGGCGAAAGCCATTCCATTTACAACCAGATTAAACGTGGAGATTTGGAGGGAGTAAAGATTGGAGCAGGCACACATAAGAGACTTGCCAATGTTCCTTTTAAGATTACGAGCAAAACAACCGGAGAGAGCCATATCGTAGTAACAGATAAAAACGGTCAGTTTTCAACTGCTTCCGATTGGGCGTCTCATAAGAAAAATACAAATGCCGGAACATCCAGTAAGGACGGTATCTGGTTCGGAATTTCTGAGCCGGACGATAGCAAAGGTGCATTACTTTATGACACTTATGAGATTGAGGAGTTAGCTTGTGAATCCAACAAAGGTATGAAGCTGATTCCGGCATTTGAAGTTGTTGTCAGCAGAAATAAAGTAACCATCGACCTTGGGACATTGACCGATGAGTATGAAAAAGAGATTAGCATTCATACAACCGCAACAGACAAGAAAACGGGCGAAAAGGTAATTGTTGCAGGAAAGGAAGTAACGATTGTGGATACAGTTACTCTGGACGGTCTGGAAGAAGGCAGAAAGTACCAGTTAAAAGGCTGGCAGATGCTGAAAGAGGAAAATGCAGAACTGCTCATTGATGGAAAGCGTGTGGAGAGTGATTACACTTTTGTTGCTGACAGCGAGAAAATGAAAGTAGAGATTTCTTATACGTTTGATGCATCAGAACTTGATGGACAGAATCTGGTTACATTTGAAGAATTATATGACCTGAAGAATCCAGAAGAACCTGTAAAAGTTGTAGAGCATAAGGATATTGACGATGAAGGACAGACAGTCCTGATTACGGAGCGAAAGATTTCGATTCATACCACAGCAACTGATAAGAATGGCAAGAAAGAAATCGAAGCTGGAAAAGATCTGACAATTGTGGATACGGTTACTTTAGATGGATTGGAAATCAGTACAAAGTATAAATTGTCCGGTTGGCAGATGGTTAAGGCAGAAAATGCAAAGCTGCTCATTGATGGTAAAGAAGTTACCAATGATTATGAATTTACAGCGGACAAGGAAAACATGGAAGTGCAGATTGAGTTTACTTTCGATGGCAGCACTCTTGGAGGAAAGCAGCTTGTAACCTTTGAAGAACTGTATGATATGACAAATCCGGAAGAACCGAAAAAGGTAACAGAGCATAAGGATATCAACGATGAAGGTCAGACCGTAACCATCAAAGAAGTACCGGAAACACCAACCCCAGAGACACCGGGTACTACTACAAAGACCAGTAATCCTCCGAAAACAGGAGACACAGCAAATGCAGCTTTATGGATAGCCATTCTGGTATTATCAGCAGCCGGAATCACAGGAGTTCGTATCTGGAATAAAAAGAAACAGGTTAAGAGATTAGGAATTGAAGAAAAGAAAGAAGAGGAGGAGTAAAACAGAGGGCGGCGATAAGCTGCCCTTTGATGCTGAAATGGGAAAGAATCAGAAAACAATAAAAGTATTACAGCGTTTATTTGATGCCGGATACGGAACGGAAAAAGAGATTGTCAATATGACGATGGATGAGATGCTTGCTTTGCCGGGAGTGAATGTAGCAGATTTGTGCATTATCAGTGAGTTGCAGAAAAGTATTAAGGCTAACAAAGTGATAAGCTATTTGTCAGGGAAAACAGAAGCAAGGGAAGAAATGAAAGGGGCAGATTATGGTGGAACAACCTAAATATTTGGAAATGACATTATCACAATTGAAAGCATATGTGGAATCTTCAGAGAGTAATGTTCTTCTAGTTGTAGAATTTCCAAAAGGAGATCAGAACAATGGAGAATGAATTGGAAGTTGTGAATATCCGTTTGGTAAAAGAACCATCTCTTTATAGTGAGCAGACATTGGACAGTCCACAGGCTGTTGTAGAATTGATGGCGAAGGAGTTATCTCAATATGACAGAGAAGTATTTTGCATCCTGAATATGAAAAATAATGGACAGGTAATCAATATGAATCTGGTCAGTGTTGGAACAATCAATGCATCTTTGGTAA from Dorea longicatena harbors:
- a CDS encoding VaFE repeat-containing surface-anchored protein → MKKIWKRVCTGLLTLTTILTALPTTSVQAAETQYWTESSERVGYIEHVMNDGTIHSTFNEGHMRVEGETAYCVDINTGFKNGYKIRLDASASMSAAQIEDVALSLEYVKQYRGSHSNLNANQGYLLEQCVVWQRLSEYLGWQCDNVRAAYSEISQDIQNEVYAGARAFVQANKGRYKCGGYIYTGEGQDLGQFWAELNVGNAKVKKTTANEIVTNGNAMYSIAGATFGIFSDQNCSNQIGTLTTNENGETNEVEVTAGNVYIKELSAPKGYKLDTTVHSLKVEAGKTAVLNVSDVPKVTETLVDLFKIDMETGKATAQGNAALTGAEFTWHYYDGLYTKDNLPEKATRTWVTKTVAEKDSNGNIHYVTKLADDYKVSGDTFYTQNEKSVLPLGTLTVEETKAPDGYLLDGAYMQAGDSTEQIKGIYLTQITEDGELAVLSGSNQYSVSDQVIRGGVKIQKRDLETKDTKAQGSAILKDAAFAIISLNENPVLVEGKLYKKNETVKTIQTGIDGVATTSADLLPYGKYKLEETKAPEGYLTDGAKAIEFSITENGKIVDLTGESHSIYNQIKRGDLEGVKIGAGTHKRLANVPFKITSKTTGESHIVVTDKNGQFSTASDWASHKKNTNAGTSSKDGIWFGISEPDDSKGALLYDTYEIEELACESNKGMKLIPAFEVVVSRNKVTIDLGTLTDEYEKEISIHTTATDKKTGEKVIVAGKEVTIVDTVTLDGLEEGRKYQLKGWQMLKEENAELLIDGKRVESDYTFVADSEKMKVEISYTFDASELDGQNLVTFEELYDLKNPEEPVKVVEHKDIDDEGQTVLITERKISIHTTATDKNGKKEIEAGKDLTIVDTVTLDGLEISTKYKLSGWQMVKAENAKLLIDGKEVTNDYEFTADKENMEVQIEFTFDGSTLGGKQLVTFEELYDMTNPEEPKKVTEHKDINDEGQTVTIKEVPETPTPETPGTTTKTSNPPKTGDTANAALWIAILVLSAAGITGVRIWNKKKQVKRLGIEEKKEEEE